GAGAGCCGGTAACCCGTCTCGTCGCCGGACGGCAGCAGCCGGGCCACCGACACGGCGCCGGGCACCCGGTACACGAGCCCGCCGCCATCCCCGGACGCCGCGGCCCGTTCACCGAGCGCGATCCGGGCACCGTGGCCCGCACCGGTACCCGAGGCGACGGCGGCGTCCACCCGGCGCAGCGCCGCGCCGACCGCGGGCGGGGGAGGAACCCGCGGCCGGTCGTGGGCCGGCCCGGGTACGCGCAGCCAGCTGAACCGGCCGTCCCCGTGGTACCGCACGCTGATCCGCAGATACCGGGTGCCGTACTCGCGTACGGTCACCGACCCGGCGGCCCCCGCGGGCCGTACCTCCGCGGGGACCGCCGGAGCATCCGCCGCGGCGCCCGCCGGGTCAGCCACGGCCGTCCCGCCGCCGGACCGCGTCCACGATCTCCCGCGCGTCCCGGAGCGCGGCTTCCTGGCCCTCGGTGAAGAGCACACCGCCGCAGTTGAGGATCACCTCGTCCACCCCGGCGTCGCGGTACTCGCCGAGCACGCCCGCGATGTGGTCGGCGGAGCCGTACACGTACGTCCCGCTGTCCACCAGGGCGGCGGCACCGGCCTGCGGGTCGGCCGGGTCGGCCGCGACACCGGCCCGGCGCAGCATGTCCGTGTAGTGGTCGGCGGAGAGATGCCCGGCGGCGGCGGTGTGGGCGAGGACGTACGGGTCCCGCTTCGGGCGGTCGACCGCGACATGGACGACGGTCGCGACCCGGCACCGGGTGTCCCGGTCCTTGGCGCCCTCGTCCAGCGCCGGAACCAGGGTCTCGGCGACATAGCCGGGCGGCGTCATCCAGGTGATGGCGACGTCGGCGACACCGCCCGCGGTGCGTGCCATGTTGGGGCGCAGCACACCCACCCCGACCTCCACGCGCGCGTGTTCCATCGGCATCAGCCGTCCGCGCAGCGCGTGGTAGTCACCGGCGTGGTCGACGATCTCGCCGTCCAGCAGGGAGCGGACGGTACGCAGGTACTCCGCCGCCATCGTGCGGGGACTGTCGTACGGCCGCCCGTTCAGGCTCCGTACGAAGGCGGGCGCGCCGACGCCGTAACCGGCCACCACGGGGTGACCCGTCGTCAGGGCCAGCGAACGGGCCTGGAGGGCGGCCTCGTACGGATGGCGCAGCGGCATCAGCGTCACACTGGTGCCGACCGGGACACGCACCCCGGCGCCGGCGAGATGCGCGAACACCTGGTGCGTCTCCACCTTGAGCGACTGGCCCATCCACACACGGCGCGCTTCGCCGTCGCGTACCAGCTCGGCGTAGGGACGCACGGTCTCGGTGGTGTCCGGCATGCTCGGTACGAGGATGCTCGGCAGCGTGGACCGGTCGGACGCGTCGGTGGTCACGAGGCAGCACACCTTCCCTGGTAGCTGTGGCGATTGCTCTGGCAGCGCGTGTGGCGCCGGCGCTGTGCGGTGCGTTCTGGCAGTGCCTGTTGCTGACTGTATCTGTTGTCATTCCTTGACGGAATGTTGTGTTTCCCTTACCTTCTCCGTATGAGCCCAGTGAGCCATCGCGAGGGATCGCCGATCTACAACCAGCTGAGAGTCCTGCGCGCCGAGCGCGGCCTCAGCAGGGTCGCGCTCGCCGAAGCGGTGGAGGTGCACCCGCAGACCATCGGCGCCATCGAGCGGGGTGACTACTTCCCGAGTCTCGATCTGGCGTTCCGGCTCAGTGACGTGTTCGGCCTTCCGGTCGAGGCGATCTTCAGTCGTAAGCCCTTCGTCCCGCTCTCC
The nucleotide sequence above comes from Streptomyces sp. NBC_01716. Encoded proteins:
- a CDS encoding LLM class flavin-dependent oxidoreductase codes for the protein MTTDASDRSTLPSILVPSMPDTTETVRPYAELVRDGEARRVWMGQSLKVETHQVFAHLAGAGVRVPVGTSVTLMPLRHPYEAALQARSLALTTGHPVVAGYGVGAPAFVRSLNGRPYDSPRTMAAEYLRTVRSLLDGEIVDHAGDYHALRGRLMPMEHARVEVGVGVLRPNMARTAGGVADVAITWMTPPGYVAETLVPALDEGAKDRDTRCRVATVVHVAVDRPKRDPYVLAHTAAAGHLSADHYTDMLRRAGVAADPADPQAGAAALVDSGTYVYGSADHIAGVLGEYRDAGVDEVILNCGGVLFTEGQEAALRDAREIVDAVRRRDGRG
- a CDS encoding helix-turn-helix transcriptional regulator, with amino-acid sequence MSPVSHREGSPIYNQLRVLRAERGLSRVALAEAVEVHPQTIGAIERGDYFPSLDLAFRLSDVFGLPVEAIFSRKPFVPLSAQLYNKEERP